From one Pedobacter faecalis genomic stretch:
- a CDS encoding carbohydrate-binding protein, with product MKRILTYTQIGLMAAAFLASSCEREKLDDVFADGQFKSVSVSMPKEVVVGTGSNATLSSDALTLPVTVNFDAPTSRAFVVNLSSNVDTIQTLINNNTLPAGTVALGEGDFSLPPVLNVPIGVTSASFDLVIGRSFLERNHGKNVALAVKVTDAAKGNSIKAGQNATVLTIKTGEVMTADDVHLIGFNTPANTMTVSAFTKGSQDVFVSIPLVLTGEAGSPFTVDVAEAPELIAQIAPDHNLIPDADWSIVATNIRFVTNSNVATLEISARRNKLTSVTQGGKKWAVGLKLANPSRYILAENKDRLVVVFDPDTFRPYNDAGPFRILGSIGATSPMIVAAEYDYGGQGISYNDDNGKSGDANFRYPDGVDVSADYNPRTVVGWTNAGEWLTYSVIVEEAGVYEMNMIAGANNADGRYRVQFGSTIVADDRPASNTGGHNNQQPHYTEVTLPAGRHIMRVTWTRGNHDWRGIVFKRLR from the coding sequence ATGAAAAGAATTTTAACATATACGCAGATTGGCCTTATGGCCGCTGCGTTCCTGGCATCTTCTTGTGAGCGAGAAAAGTTAGACGATGTATTTGCAGACGGTCAGTTCAAGTCTGTCAGCGTTTCAATGCCAAAAGAGGTGGTTGTTGGTACAGGCAGCAACGCGACACTATCTTCGGATGCATTGACCTTGCCTGTTACTGTCAATTTTGACGCGCCGACTTCACGGGCATTCGTAGTAAACTTAAGTTCAAATGTTGATACCATTCAAACACTGATTAACAACAATACACTTCCGGCAGGTACCGTTGCACTTGGGGAGGGCGATTTTTCTTTGCCTCCTGTATTGAATGTACCTATCGGTGTTACAAGCGCTTCATTTGACTTGGTTATCGGAAGGTCATTCCTGGAGAGGAATCATGGGAAAAACGTGGCGCTTGCTGTAAAGGTTACTGATGCCGCTAAAGGAAATTCCATTAAAGCAGGTCAGAATGCTACGGTTCTTACCATTAAAACCGGAGAGGTGATGACTGCAGATGATGTTCACCTTATCGGCTTTAATACACCGGCTAATACCATGACGGTGTCCGCTTTTACTAAGGGTTCTCAAGATGTATTCGTGTCAATTCCACTGGTATTAACAGGGGAAGCTGGTTCTCCGTTTACCGTTGATGTTGCCGAAGCTCCTGAGCTTATTGCGCAAATTGCGCCGGATCACAATCTTATACCTGACGCCGACTGGAGTATTGTTGCTACAAATATTCGTTTTGTGACTAACTCAAATGTTGCTACACTTGAAATTTCTGCACGCAGGAATAAGCTTACTTCTGTTACTCAGGGCGGAAAAAAATGGGCTGTGGGTTTAAAGCTGGCCAATCCTAGCCGCTATATCCTAGCCGAGAACAAAGATCGTTTGGTAGTAGTATTCGATCCGGACACTTTCCGTCCGTACAATGACGCCGGACCGTTCAGGATTTTAGGCTCCATCGGTGCAACCTCGCCCATGATTGTAGCCGCAGAATACGACTACGGTGGTCAGGGCATTTCGTATAACGATGATAACGGCAAAAGTGGTGATGCAAACTTCCGCTATCCTGACGGGGTAGATGTATCAGCTGACTATAATCCAAGAACAGTTGTTGGTTGGACCAATGCCGGTGAGTGGTTGACGTATTCTGTGATCGTTGAAGAAGCTGGGGTTTATGAAATGAACATGATTGCTGGAGCAAACAATGCCGACGGTCGTTACAGGGTTCAGTTTGGCAGCACTATTGTTGCTGATGATCGTCCTGCAAGCAACACAGGCGGGCACAACAACCAGCAGCCACATTATACAGAAGTAACATTGCCGGCTGGGCGTCATATTATGAGAGTGACCTGGACTCGTGGTAATCACGACTGGAGAGGTATCGTTTTCAAACGTCTTAGATAA